Proteins from a genomic interval of Acidobacteriota bacterium:
- a CDS encoding response regulator, translating into MTETQETPSPCALVVHPSLTVRKDIADCLKAENLEIAEADSMEAVELIAGEGFVSMVITSFEAVDGGLDELMRLFRNGDDLLETPFIVLCDEGDLLRVPDQESIYTLELPYDRDELVALAVQIAPVAPAGGTVCDDSAVRVLAVEDSRTYLGMLTEALEAEGVEVLTATTGEAALKLLTQESVHCILLDLTLPGISGQELCRRLRHNPRYQRTPIIMLTASEGSETMLAGLRAGADDFIAKSADLEVVRARLRVQLRRQRLEDEARQAKEKAFYLEQRRKVDAILARHGERLRLAMDAAQLGGWEWDDERRRISYSGAFHQLFGLERGSEEVSLRPVMRAIRREHRHRLRAFLEALESGEEAEAELQLTPGAGERWLQTRGRTNPGTDGEIRLFGVVADVSVRKRREEEQRVLAELQSHLMAIVGHDLRSPLSAIVTAHSVLEAMLGETEREGKMLDIIKSSTDRAVRMIETLLDYSKARFGGGIPISLRSSSFHEPIAQVHHEMQVAHPDRELVFRQAGDGTGEIDPDRIAQVASNLLANALAHGDPQHPVEVDSEVTDRWLILRVHNRGEVIPDDALPTLFEPFHRGCGPGGSKTGGSKTGGSSGGLGLGLYIVRAIVEGHGGAVSVTSQPGGGTVFEVRLPRFGGGSSTETSRPQSDETATVLQ; encoded by the coding sequence ATGACTGAAACCCAAGAGACTCCCTCGCCCTGTGCCCTCGTGGTTCACCCCAGCCTGACGGTGCGCAAGGACATCGCTGATTGCCTGAAGGCGGAGAATCTGGAGATCGCCGAAGCGGACTCGATGGAGGCGGTGGAGCTGATCGCCGGGGAGGGCTTCGTCTCCATGGTGATCACCTCCTTCGAGGCCGTTGACGGCGGGCTCGATGAGCTGATGCGACTGTTCCGCAACGGCGATGATCTGCTCGAAACCCCATTCATCGTCCTGTGCGACGAAGGGGATCTGCTGCGCGTCCCGGACCAGGAGTCGATCTACACCCTGGAGCTCCCCTACGACCGCGACGAGCTGGTGGCTCTGGCGGTGCAGATCGCGCCGGTGGCCCCCGCCGGCGGTACGGTGTGCGACGATTCCGCCGTTCGGGTGCTGGCGGTGGAGGATAGTCGCACCTACCTCGGGATGCTGACGGAAGCTCTGGAGGCGGAAGGGGTGGAGGTGCTCACCGCCACCACCGGCGAGGCTGCCCTCAAGCTTCTCACTCAGGAATCCGTCCACTGCATCCTCCTCGACCTCACGCTGCCGGGGATTTCCGGGCAGGAGCTCTGTCGGCGCCTGCGGCACAATCCGCGCTACCAGCGCACGCCCATCATCATGCTCACCGCCTCCGAGGGCTCGGAGACGATGCTCGCGGGCCTGCGCGCCGGTGCCGACGACTTCATCGCCAAGTCGGCGGATCTGGAGGTCGTGCGGGCTCGGCTGCGGGTTCAGCTGCGCCGCCAGCGCCTCGAAGACGAGGCCCGTCAGGCGAAGGAGAAGGCCTTCTACCTGGAGCAGCGGCGCAAGGTCGACGCGATCCTGGCGCGCCACGGAGAGCGCCTGCGGCTGGCCATGGACGCCGCGCAGCTCGGTGGTTGGGAGTGGGACGATGAGCGCCGCCGGATCTCCTACTCCGGCGCTTTTCACCAGCTCTTCGGGCTCGAACGGGGCAGCGAAGAGGTCTCTTTGCGGCCGGTCATGCGAGCCATCCGGCGCGAGCATCGCCACCGCTTGCGCGCGTTCCTGGAGGCTCTGGAGTCCGGTGAGGAGGCGGAGGCGGAGCTTCAGCTGACCCCCGGCGCCGGCGAGCGTTGGTTGCAGACCCGGGGTCGCACCAATCCCGGCACGGACGGTGAGATACGGCTCTTCGGGGTGGTGGCGGACGTCTCCGTCCGCAAGCGCCGGGAGGAGGAGCAGCGGGTGCTGGCGGAGCTCCAGAGTCACCTCATGGCCATCGTCGGCCACGATCTGCGCAGTCCGCTGTCGGCCATCGTCACGGCCCACTCGGTGCTCGAGGCAATGCTGGGCGAGACTGAGCGCGAAGGCAAGATGCTCGATATCATCAAGAGCAGCACGGATCGCGCGGTGCGAATGATCGAAACCCTCTTGGATTACTCCAAGGCGCGATTCGGCGGAGGTATTCCTATTTCTTTACGTTCTTCTAGTTTCCATGAGCCCATCGCCCAGGTCCATCATGAGATGCAGGTCGCCCACCCGGATCGGGAGCTGGTCTTCCGGCAAGCGGGAGATGGCACCGGGGAGATCGACCCGGACCGCATTGCCCAGGTCGCTTCCAATCTGCTGGCCAACGCTCTGGCCCACGGCGACCCGCAGCACCCGGTGGAGGTGGACAGCGAGGTCACCGACCGCTGGCTGATCCTGCGCGTCCACAACCGTGGCGAGGTGATTCCCGACGATGCCTTGCCGACCCTCTTCGAGCCCTTCCATCGGGGCTGCGGCCCCGGTGGCTCCAAGACGGGGGGCTCCAAGACTGGGGGCTCCAGCGGTGGTCTCGGTCTGGGGCTGTACATCGTCCGGGCCATCGTCGAGGGGCACGGCGGTGCCGTCAGCGTCACGTCTCAGCCCGGCGGCGGAACTGTCTTCGAAGTCCGTCTGCCGCGGTTCGGGGGCGGTTCGAGCACCGAAACGAGCCGACCTCAAAGCGATGAGACTGCGACGGTTCTCCAGTGA
- a CDS encoding chemotaxis protein CheW has product MSGPAADAREEPVAVERLRREFDDAFAEPWEDARRPQIRYLGVRCGQRWLAIDVSQLLTFHSRGEVVPLPTSLPQLLGLSSVEGKLYPCYSLAELLSLEARRAHWLLLCREAPVALAVEEVVGLFLVDAESEADLDEAAADSSPDSPRRRKPAKEARGGSPITGRIQYEGQEFSVLSISAVLEDLRELIGEERT; this is encoded by the coding sequence GTGAGCGGGCCGGCGGCGGATGCCCGGGAGGAGCCGGTGGCGGTGGAAAGGCTGCGTCGGGAATTCGACGATGCCTTCGCCGAGCCTTGGGAGGACGCCCGCAGGCCGCAGATCCGCTACCTGGGGGTGCGCTGCGGTCAGCGGTGGTTGGCCATCGACGTTTCTCAGCTGCTGACCTTCCATTCCCGCGGCGAGGTCGTGCCGCTGCCCACGTCGCTGCCCCAGCTCTTGGGATTGAGCAGTGTCGAGGGCAAGCTCTACCCCTGTTACTCGCTAGCGGAGTTGTTGAGCTTGGAAGCTCGGCGCGCCCACTGGTTGTTGTTGTGCCGGGAGGCGCCGGTGGCCCTAGCCGTCGAAGAGGTCGTAGGGTTGTTCTTGGTGGATGCGGAGAGCGAGGCTGACTTGGACGAAGCTGCGGCCGACAGCAGCCCGGATTCCCCTCGCCGCCGCAAGCCCGCCAAGGAAGCAAGGGGAGGTTCGCCGATCACCGGTCGGATCCAGTACGAGGGACAGGAGTTCTCGGTGCTGAGCATTTCCGCCGTGCTCGAAGATCTACGCGAGCTCATCGGAGAGGAAAGGACTTAG
- a CDS encoding CheR family methyltransferase — translation MIAPVLASDLERFRRYVGRRLGLLLEGPLAESLERVLYRRLTSLGMANANDYLVRLEEGVLGSNEERELATLLTVGETHFFRNREQFSAFTERVIPELLESRPRSQSLRILSAGCASGEEPYSLAMVMAHYWPALLERVEITGLDLDGRALDHAQEGSYSRWSLRSTPEEMQHAYFRQRGDRFILSPRIRSMVRLEQRNLAHEDGNFFGRSRFDVIFCRNVIIYFRFSLTRDLIQRFSRSLEPDGFLFLGHTETLRGISQDFQVEHTHGTFYYRRQPAETSQAEADGKDSTVARGFRGDTVASGAVSSSAPPRRRLAGVDGPGNETAAVAEEPGEGLNGRDRRARVLELMNLERFDQALELAEELARQHPEDVDSWTLLAVLLTNRGDVARARLACREIQQLDGLHAGARYLLALCAELEGDLREARRQDETALHLDQDFTMAHLHLGRLAMRRGDSEQAQEHLEKAERLLAGTESAQLLLYGGGFRREALVELCRAQLATLEETGLEEDA, via the coding sequence GAGCGGGTGCTCTACCGACGCCTCACGAGCTTGGGGATGGCCAACGCCAACGATTATTTGGTGCGCTTGGAAGAAGGCGTTCTGGGCAGCAACGAGGAGCGGGAGTTGGCGACGCTGCTGACCGTCGGTGAGACTCATTTCTTCCGCAACCGGGAGCAATTCTCGGCGTTTACGGAGCGGGTGATCCCGGAGCTCTTGGAGAGCCGTCCCCGTTCCCAATCCCTGCGCATCCTCTCGGCGGGCTGCGCCAGCGGCGAGGAACCCTACTCCCTCGCCATGGTCATGGCCCACTACTGGCCGGCGCTGCTGGAGCGGGTGGAGATCACCGGTCTCGATCTCGACGGCCGGGCACTGGATCACGCCCAGGAGGGGAGCTACTCTCGCTGGTCGCTGCGCAGCACTCCCGAGGAGATGCAGCACGCTTATTTTCGTCAGCGCGGGGATCGCTTCATCCTCTCGCCGAGGATCCGCTCCATGGTGCGTCTGGAGCAGCGCAATCTGGCTCACGAGGACGGGAACTTTTTCGGCCGCTCGCGCTTCGACGTCATTTTCTGCCGCAACGTGATCATCTATTTCCGCTTTTCTCTGACCCGGGATCTGATTCAACGGTTCTCCCGGTCTCTGGAGCCCGACGGCTTTCTCTTCCTCGGCCACACCGAGACCCTGCGCGGCATCAGTCAAGACTTTCAGGTCGAGCACACCCACGGCACCTTCTACTATCGGCGCCAGCCTGCTGAGACTTCGCAGGCTGAGGCCGATGGCAAGGATTCGACGGTGGCCCGAGGATTCCGGGGCGACACCGTGGCCTCGGGAGCGGTATCATCCTCGGCCCCGCCGCGGCGGCGGTTGGCGGGGGTGGACGGCCCCGGGAACGAGACGGCCGCCGTCGCCGAAGAGCCGGGGGAAGGGCTGAACGGGCGGGATCGCCGAGCTCGGGTTCTGGAACTGATGAACCTGGAGCGCTTCGATCAGGCTCTCGAGTTGGCGGAGGAGTTGGCTCGCCAGCACCCGGAGGATGTGGATTCCTGGACTTTGTTGGCGGTGTTGTTAACCAATCGCGGGGACGTGGCCCGGGCGCGGCTGGCCTGCCGGGAAATTCAACAGTTAGACGGCCTCCACGCCGGCGCCCGCTATTTGCTGGCGTTGTGCGCCGAGCTGGAAGGGGATTTGCGGGAAGCGCGGCGGCAGGACGAAACGGCCTTGCACCTCGATCAAGATTTCACCATGGCCCACCTGCACCTCGGGCGGTTGGCGATGCGGCGGGGAGATTCGGAGCAGGCCCAGGAGCATCTGGAGAAGGCTGAGCGGTTGCTCGCCGGCACTGAGTCGGCGCAGCTCCTGCTCTACGGCGGCGGTTTCCGCCGGGAGGCGCTGGTGGAGCTCTGCCGGGCTCAGCTGGCCACCCTGGAGGAAACGGGTCTGGAGGAAGACGCGTGA
- a CDS encoding methyl-accepting chemotaxis protein, whose translation MFHWSFGQRLGAGFLACVVLLGVVAVVGIKSTDIIASAEQEVVRHYRALLEIEQLRGRVHEESAAFRAYVITGEDRFLNRLHQARLALDLDEDEIGELMLGEEHELLGQILDANRLWIDTVENIVSETEGLSERALEARFDTEARPQFESLMKLIDSFVSNKKTAIKGQVENTDQRTRSARSLLIALATLATIIAMGISLALSRRLNNELDNAVSRIQSSVVELDVASGQQAQSAREQATATVQVTSTLRELVAASKQISENAAQVASLSQEAARSADQGVDAVSGMDTGMTTIRNQVDAVVEHMLELGKQSQRAGGILDIINELSEQTNILAINATIEAVGAGEAGKRFTVVADEIRRLADRVGESSREIRQLIDDMRAAANTTVMVTEEGSKAVDEGSRSVSRITDLWRKIADGVSNTAEAAREIELSTQQQTTAVEQVNAALLEVSQGAREGEVTAEQARSMSRELAELAESLARLVGKENRTSES comes from the coding sequence ATGTTTCATTGGAGCTTTGGCCAGCGCTTGGGCGCCGGCTTTCTGGCCTGCGTGGTGCTCTTGGGGGTGGTGGCGGTGGTGGGAATCAAATCCACCGACATCATCGCCAGTGCCGAGCAAGAAGTGGTGCGGCATTACCGCGCACTGCTCGAGATCGAGCAGCTGCGGGGCCGGGTGCACGAGGAGTCGGCGGCCTTTCGTGCCTATGTGATCACCGGCGAGGATCGTTTCCTCAATCGTCTGCACCAGGCGCGGCTGGCGCTGGACTTGGACGAGGACGAGATCGGCGAGCTGATGCTCGGCGAGGAGCACGAGCTGCTGGGGCAGATCCTCGACGCCAACCGGCTGTGGATCGATACGGTGGAGAACATCGTCTCCGAGACCGAAGGGCTCAGCGAGCGAGCTCTGGAGGCGCGCTTCGACACCGAGGCCCGGCCGCAATTCGAGTCGCTGATGAAGCTCATCGACTCCTTCGTCTCCAACAAGAAGACGGCGATCAAGGGGCAGGTGGAGAATACCGACCAGCGCACCCGCAGCGCCCGCTCGCTGCTCATCGCCCTCGCCACCCTCGCCACCATCATCGCCATGGGCATTTCCCTGGCCCTCTCGCGGCGGCTCAACAACGAGCTGGACAATGCGGTCTCGCGGATCCAGAGCTCGGTGGTGGAGCTCGACGTGGCGTCCGGCCAGCAGGCTCAGAGCGCCCGGGAGCAGGCCACCGCGACGGTGCAGGTGACCTCCACGCTACGCGAGCTGGTGGCGGCGTCGAAGCAGATTTCGGAGAACGCGGCGCAGGTGGCGTCGCTGTCCCAGGAGGCGGCGCGCTCCGCCGACCAGGGGGTCGACGCCGTCTCCGGCATGGACACCGGCATGACCACCATCCGCAATCAGGTGGACGCGGTGGTCGAGCACATGCTCGAGCTGGGCAAGCAGTCCCAGCGCGCCGGCGGCATCTTGGACATCATCAACGAGCTGTCGGAGCAGACCAACATTCTGGCCATCAACGCCACCATCGAAGCGGTGGGGGCCGGCGAGGCGGGCAAGCGATTCACCGTAGTGGCGGACGAGATCCGGCGACTGGCGGATCGGGTAGGGGAGTCGAGCCGGGAGATTCGCCAGCTCATCGACGACATGCGGGCGGCGGCCAACACCACGGTGATGGTGACCGAGGAAGGCTCCAAGGCGGTGGACGAGGGCAGCCGTTCGGTGTCCCGCATCACCGACCTCTGGCGCAAGATCGCCGACGGCGTCTCCAACACCGCCGAGGCAGCCCGGGAGATCGAGCTCAGCACCCAGCAGCAGACCACCGCCGTCGAGCAGGTCAACGCTGCTCTGTTGGAGGTCTCCCAGGGTGCTCGGGAGGGCGAGGTCACCGCCGAACAGGCGCGTTCCATGTCCCGAGAGCTGGCGGAGCTGGCGGAGTCTTTGGCCCGGCTGGTAGGCAAAGAAAATCGCACCTCGGAGAGCTGA
- a CDS encoding chemotaxis protein CheB, with protein MSLKPVRVLVVDDSLTVRGKIVESLEGSPGFSVVGEAADGRMAFDLCQRLRPDVVTLDMVMDGVGGLEATRRIMANCPTPILIISASAERGELIKTLDALAAGAVDVLDKPRPGESAEEWEETFRRRLRRVARVRVITHLEGRRRKQTAEWPDQEPTPIPSRGIRIVALGASTGGPRALRQILSGVTDLPCVVLVVLHLGEPFSLALASWLQGLVPMPVSEVQGGERLDGLDGKILFAPPDHHVTVENGRLRLSRAPERHGLRPSVDVLFESLARHQDPSRVAAGLLTGMGRDGAAGLAALRRAGATTFVQDRETCTVFGMPSAALDLGAAEFTLGLAEIAAFLTEVCHDD; from the coding sequence ATGTCGCTGAAGCCGGTACGGGTGCTGGTGGTGGACGACTCGCTGACGGTGCGGGGAAAGATCGTCGAGAGCCTCGAGGGCAGCCCGGGCTTTTCCGTGGTGGGAGAGGCGGCGGATGGCCGCATGGCCTTTGACCTCTGCCAGCGCCTGCGCCCCGACGTCGTCACTCTGGACATGGTGATGGACGGTGTCGGCGGTCTCGAAGCCACTCGCCGGATCATGGCCAACTGTCCGACCCCCATCCTGATCATCTCGGCCTCGGCGGAGCGCGGGGAGCTGATCAAGACCCTAGACGCCCTGGCCGCAGGGGCGGTGGATGTGCTCGACAAACCGCGTCCGGGAGAGTCGGCGGAGGAGTGGGAAGAGACCTTCCGCCGGCGCCTGCGGCGGGTAGCCCGAGTGCGGGTGATCACCCATCTGGAGGGCCGGCGCCGCAAGCAGACGGCGGAGTGGCCAGACCAAGAGCCCACTCCCATTCCCTCCCGCGGCATCCGCATCGTCGCCCTGGGGGCTTCCACCGGCGGGCCCCGGGCGTTGCGCCAGATTCTTTCCGGAGTCACCGACCTGCCTTGTGTGGTCCTGGTGGTGCTGCATCTGGGAGAGCCCTTCAGCTTGGCGCTGGCGAGCTGGTTGCAGGGATTGGTGCCGATGCCGGTCTCCGAGGTTCAGGGAGGCGAACGGCTGGACGGGCTCGATGGGAAGATTCTCTTCGCGCCGCCGGATCACCACGTGACGGTGGAGAATGGCCGTCTGCGCCTGTCCCGGGCCCCGGAGCGCCATGGCCTGCGGCCGTCGGTGGACGTGCTCTTCGAATCCTTGGCCCGGCACCAGGATCCGTCGCGGGTTGCCGCCGGATTGCTCACCGGCATGGGACGGGACGGCGCCGCCGGCCTCGCCGCGCTCCGCCGGGCCGGCGCCACGACGTTCGTGCAAGACCGGGAGACCTGTACGGTCTTCGGTATGCCTTCGGCGGCACTGGATTTGGGCGCCGCCGAATTCACCCTGGGACTAGCGGAGATCGCTGCATTCCTGACGGAGGTTTGCCACGATGACTGA
- a CDS encoding response regulator, producing the protein MAQDPYRYFRIEAAELHERLSQGLLDLEDDPQPEPVAGLLRTAHTLKGAARVVSLDDAARLAHALEDQLAAWRDARAASDSTNPSKISLQPLFRTVDEIGAELQRVLAPAEGASGASAGGSGASVAPGSASDPRPGEADGPGADAGGAAPGVGEDSAPSVAAPAPAPVASSPLDLLGLEDLMHRTLAITGRVARSQRALEDLRRHSAPGAEEDPVAVVADELEAVVASLGEIRDGVEELSLVAAAELLNSLRRAARDIAQAQGKQITVRLVGREARFDAELASALRDILIHAVTNAVTHGVTTEDRGHLTLSCQREGGLVVFRVIDDGPGINAAALLSSARSQGALAADEGDDWELEEIAQLAFQPGVTTASGVDHLAGRGIGLDALRQRVEGLQGEVRLLPGDPAGSVLEIRTPFSSYAVPALYARACGRRFALPLHAVAEVRPLPLRAATGDELLVDDVPIPLGAPRRALHLDVPTGEYRVAVVLRHGMRQAALGVDRVEEVEELAVLPLPPWTAPAPAVAGIGRGRSGEPIPMLSVEHLITAIASSPGLDERVVIRRPLPVLVVDDSLTSRMLQQSILEAAGYRVETASSPAQGLLRMAKRPFGLLLVDVEMPGMDGFTFVTRTRAHEDPVPAILISSRNSPEDRRRGLEAGASHYVVKGEFDQEQFLKLVEELILCR; encoded by the coding sequence TTGGCGCAGGATCCCTATCGCTACTTTCGCATCGAGGCAGCGGAGCTCCACGAGCGCCTGTCTCAGGGGCTCTTGGATCTGGAGGATGATCCGCAGCCGGAGCCAGTAGCGGGGTTGCTGAGGACCGCCCACACCCTCAAAGGCGCCGCCCGGGTGGTGAGCCTGGACGATGCGGCGCGGCTGGCCCATGCCCTGGAGGATCAGCTGGCGGCCTGGCGGGATGCTCGCGCCGCCAGTGACTCCACGAACCCTTCGAAGATCAGCCTGCAGCCCTTGTTTCGCACCGTCGACGAGATCGGCGCGGAGCTGCAGCGGGTGCTGGCTCCTGCCGAGGGCGCTTCCGGAGCTTCTGCGGGAGGCTCTGGGGCCTCCGTGGCGCCGGGCTCGGCCTCCGATCCTCGGCCAGGAGAGGCCGATGGACCCGGTGCCGACGCCGGCGGTGCTGCTCCCGGCGTCGGCGAGGACTCGGCTCCCAGCGTCGCCGCCCCGGCGCCCGCGCCGGTGGCGAGCTCGCCGCTGGATCTCCTCGGGCTCGAAGACCTGATGCACCGTACGTTGGCGATCACCGGCCGGGTGGCGCGCAGTCAACGCGCCCTCGAGGATCTGCGGCGGCACAGCGCTCCCGGCGCCGAGGAGGATCCGGTGGCGGTGGTCGCCGACGAGCTGGAGGCGGTGGTGGCCTCTCTGGGGGAGATTCGCGACGGCGTCGAAGAGCTCAGCCTGGTGGCCGCCGCCGAGCTGCTCAACTCCCTGCGGCGGGCGGCCCGGGATATCGCCCAGGCTCAGGGCAAGCAGATCACCGTGCGGCTGGTCGGGCGCGAGGCGCGCTTCGACGCCGAGCTGGCGTCGGCGTTGCGGGATATCTTGATCCACGCCGTCACCAACGCCGTGACCCACGGCGTGACCACGGAGGATCGGGGGCACCTGACCCTCAGCTGTCAGCGGGAAGGGGGCCTGGTGGTCTTCCGGGTGATCGACGACGGCCCGGGCATCAATGCCGCCGCTCTGCTCAGCTCCGCTCGCTCCCAAGGCGCCCTCGCGGCGGACGAGGGCGACGATTGGGAGCTCGAAGAGATCGCCCAGCTGGCGTTCCAGCCGGGGGTCACCACCGCTTCGGGAGTCGATCACCTGGCCGGCCGGGGGATCGGTCTGGACGCTCTGCGCCAGCGGGTGGAGGGCCTCCAGGGAGAGGTGCGGCTCCTGCCCGGAGATCCCGCCGGGTCGGTGCTGGAGATCCGGACGCCGTTTTCCTCCTACGCGGTGCCGGCGCTCTACGCCCGCGCCTGCGGCCGCCGCTTCGCCCTGCCTCTGCACGCCGTGGCGGAGGTGCGGCCCTTGCCGCTGCGGGCCGCCACCGGAGACGAGCTGCTGGTGGACGACGTGCCGATCCCGCTGGGAGCACCGCGGCGGGCTCTGCATCTGGACGTGCCCACCGGCGAATACCGGGTGGCGGTGGTCTTGCGCCACGGAATGCGGCAGGCCGCTCTGGGGGTGGATCGGGTGGAAGAAGTGGAAGAGCTGGCGGTGCTGCCCTTGCCGCCGTGGACCGCCCCGGCGCCGGCGGTGGCGGGTATCGGCCGAGGCCGTAGCGGCGAACCCATTCCCATGCTTTCGGTGGAGCATTTGATCACCGCCATCGCCTCCAGTCCGGGACTCGATGAGCGGGTCGTGATCCGCCGGCCGCTGCCGGTGCTGGTCGTGGACGATTCCCTCACCAGCCGCATGCTCCAGCAGTCGATTCTGGAGGCCGCCGGCTACCGGGTGGAGACGGCCTCTTCCCCGGCCCAGGGTCTGCTGCGCATGGCCAAGCGCCCCTTTGGGCTGTTGTTGGTGGACGTCGAGATGCCGGGAATGGACGGATTTACCTTCGTGACCCGGACCCGTGCCCACGAGGATCCGGTGCCCGCCATCCTGATCAGCTCCCGCAACAGCCCGGAGGATCGTCGCCGGGGGCTGGAGGCTGGTGCCAGCCACTACGTGGTCAAGGGTGAATTCGATCAGGAGCAGTTCTTGAAGTTGGTCGAGGAGTTGATCCTATGTCGCTGA
- a CDS encoding response regulator, which translates to MRKPTTVELTEDCRVLCIEDDPAQLETLAELLRLWGATVDEASDLAGARTLLELRPYDLILADYNLPDGTAAELLENPEWDRKIVVVSAAAPTPQRPRGGLVVQKPLTRAKLQRILAASACSAN; encoded by the coding sequence GTGAGGAAGCCCACCACCGTCGAGCTGACCGAAGATTGCCGAGTTCTCTGCATTGAGGACGACCCAGCCCAGCTGGAGACTTTGGCGGAGCTGCTCCGCCTGTGGGGCGCGACGGTGGATGAAGCCTCCGATCTCGCCGGCGCCCGCACGCTGCTGGAGCTACGCCCCTACGACCTCATCCTGGCGGATTACAACCTGCCCGACGGCACCGCCGCCGAGCTGTTGGAGAATCCGGAGTGGGATCGCAAGATAGTGGTGGTGAGCGCCGCTGCCCCTACCCCCCAACGGCCCCGGGGTGGGCTGGTGGTGCAAAAGCCCCTGACGCGGGCGAAGCTCCAACGCATCCTCGCTGCCAGCGCCTGCTCCGCCAATTGA
- a CDS encoding BON domain-containing protein gives MRKHFFLALALALLTSFAVACSSTQPPAEQVDDAVISSKVKSKITADPELNPFEIDVDTDEGVVRLSGVVESDADRMEAEKLARSTEGVMDVTNDITLGKKTAGQALSDAEITAKVKSKLAADPEVNPFNIDVDTSEGVVTLTGRVTKEAARDEAGKLAARTKGVRSVQNRIKVGDKQS, from the coding sequence ATGAGAAAGCATTTTTTCCTCGCCCTCGCCCTCGCTCTACTCACCTCCTTCGCCGTGGCGTGCAGCAGCACCCAGCCGCCGGCGGAGCAGGTCGATGACGCCGTCATCAGCTCCAAAGTGAAGAGCAAGATCACCGCTGATCCCGAGCTGAATCCCTTCGAGATCGACGTCGACACCGACGAAGGCGTGGTGCGCCTGAGCGGCGTCGTGGAATCCGACGCGGACCGCATGGAAGCCGAGAAGCTGGCCCGCAGCACCGAGGGCGTGATGGACGTGACCAACGACATCACCCTCGGCAAGAAGACCGCCGGTCAGGCTCTGAGCGATGCGGAAATCACCGCCAAAGTCAAGTCCAAGCTGGCCGCCGATCCGGAGGTCAATCCCTTCAACATCGACGTCGACACCAGCGAGGGTGTGGTCACCCTCACCGGTCGTGTGACCAAGGAAGCCGCCCGCGATGAAGCCGGCAAGCTGGCCGCCCGCACCAAGGGCGTCCGCAGCGTGCAGAACCGCATCAAGGTCGGCGACAAGCAGTCGTAA